In a single window of the Papaver somniferum cultivar HN1 chromosome 8, ASM357369v1, whole genome shotgun sequence genome:
- the LOC113305546 gene encoding uncharacterized protein LOC113305546 — MNGKYVVVFDDSSNRVDEDSTDSMEAGVRVHALEYQLAGFPFEAHMIKNCPNNEVFNHDTGFDKSSSVVGNKIPLIELLDDLFEKSLDPWRFSLIGRLNLQKIKFVDAVVILRSQWKLVGECKRIPLRRVFFTIKLDNEIDRDCIKSKVWEVTDQVLKVRNWVYNFRPTNQRTSRAFVWVRFPGLGLEFWSEQILFKICKEIGNPVKIDAATTKCDVGYYANVLVEVDFSLPIPNKVWIGTKYGGFFQEVSIPDFPKYCSTCKMVGHFIRECRVEKNKVNPTTSAGNQSECNSEDSIVHTIHVTPTIKNINTETITEKGRFSPLKCV, encoded by the exons ATGAATGGGAAATATGTGGTCGTGTTCGACGATAGCAGTAACCGTGTCGACGAAGACTCTACTGATTCCATGGAAGCTGGGGTTAGAGTTCATGCTCTTGAGTATCAATTAGCTGGATTCCCATTTGAGGCTCATATGATCAAAAATTGCCCGAATAATGAAGTG TTCAATCATGATACTGGTTTTGATAAGTCATCTTCAGTTGTAGGGAACAAAATTCCTTTGATTGAACTACTAGATGATTTGTTTGAAAAAAGTTTAGATCCATGGAGATTTTCgttaattggaagattgaatttACAGAAAATTAAATTCGTTGATGCTGTTGTTATTCTTCGAAGTCAATGGAAGTTGGTTGGTGAGTGTAAACGCATTCCTTTAAGAAGGGTTTTTTTCACAATCAAGCTAGATAATGAAATTGATCGAGATTGTATCAAATCAAAAGTATGGGAAGTTACAGATCAAGTTCTCAAAGTCAGGAATTGGGTTTATAATTTTAGACCAACTAATCAGAGAACTTCTAGGGCATTTGTTTGGGTGCGTTTTCCAGGTTTAGGACTTGAATTCTGGAGTGAGCAAATTCTATTTAAGATTTGTAAGGAAATTGGTAATCCAGTTAAAATTGATGCTGCTACAACTAAATGTGATGTGGGATATTATGCTAATGTTTTGGTTGAAGTTGATTTTTCACTTCCAattccaaataaagtttggattggCACCAAATATGGTGGTTTCTTTCAAGAAGTATCTATTCCAGATTTTCCTAAATATTGCAGTACTTGCAAAATGGTAGGTCATTTCATCAGAGAATGTAGGGTGGAGAAAAACAAAGTTAATCCAACTACCTCTGCAggaaatca GTCTGAATGTAATAGTGAGGATTCTATAGTTCATACTATTCATGTTACTCCTACTatcaaaaatattaacactgaAACTATTACGGAAAAAGGAAGATTCAGTCCTCTTAAATGCGTATAA
- the LOC113301122 gene encoding GPI-anchored protein LLG1-like, with translation MTWNHCLLVLFIFVFTGLATSSFISDDIFKLHGSNGRTLLQAKSGCAVNFEFQNYTIITSQCKGPQYPPKLCCGAFKEFACPFAEDINDLTNDCATTMFSYINLYGKYPPGLFSSECREDKQGLACPDSPLGSSSEGSVSRPFSFPLVLILTVGVLLVFGQL, from the exons ATGACTTGGAATCACTGCTTATTGGTTTTATTCATCTTCGTTTTTACGGGATTAGCCACTTCAAGCTTCATCTCAG ATGATATCTTTAAATTGCATGGATCCAATGGACGAACACTCCTCCAAGCAAAATCAG GTTGCGCAGTGAACTTTGAATTCCAAAACTATACTATTATCACTAGCCAGTGCAAAGGACCACAATACCCGCCTAAACTCTGTTGTGGCGCCTTCAAAGAATTTGCTTGCCCCTTTGCAGAAGATATAAATGACTTAACTAATGATTGTGCAACAACTATGTTCAGCTACATAAATCTCTATGGTAAATATCCACCTGGCTTGTTCTCAAGTGAATGTCGGGAAGACAAGCAAGGACTGGCATGTCCCGACAGTCCCCTGGGCAGTTCCAGCGAAGGCTCAGTCTCTCGGCCTTTCTCATTTCCACTGGTTCTTATTCTAACAGTTGGTGTTCTACTAGTGTTTGGCCAGTTGTGA